The Aspergillus fumigatus Af293 chromosome 5, whole genome shotgun sequence nucleotide sequence TAGTGGAACATTCGCCGGAGCAGCTGCAAAAgagatagaagaggaaacagGATTGACAATACCCCAAGGCGAACTTGTCGATATGACCTCTTTGGCGCTGCAATCGATTTCGGAGCCAAAGGACGGAGAGTATCTCCAAAGGGCAGTTTATCCGTCACCGGGAGGGAGCGATGAGTTCATCCCCTTGTTTTTGTGCCAAAAGAGAATGCCGCGCAAAGAGATCGAGAGTCTACAGGGACGGCTGACGGGTTTACGCCAGCATGGGGAGAAGATCACATTGAAGGTTGTGCCGTTGAAAGACCTTTGGAAAGAGGCATTGCGAGACGGCAAGACACTTGCTGCATGGGCACTATATAACGGCCTGAAGCAGGATGGGAAGATTTAAGAACGGCCCAACATTGTAGCCAAAAGCCGATAGCAAGATGGGCACCAGCAGTGTCTGCTTCGTAGATTATTGAGATGTATCTATCGACACGAGTCGATTCTCGATCTTGTCTATATACAGGACGCAGCGACATACGTCAAAGCGGTGAATGAAGCGCACAATCAaagcttcagcttcttcgcCAGTTCGATGCCCTCTGCTAATGTTCCCACGCGGGCATCAATGGCATATCCCTCAGCTTCGAGTCTCTTCAACTCGGAAAACAATGTACTCAAGGGCAGTGTGAAGCATTCGATAAACTCATTGTCCTCGAGTTGCGGTTTCGGATCCTGATTTTCAGGAAGTGACAGATCCACACGCACATGAACCATGTTCAGATTAGTGTTACACATCCCCGGATCTGTGATGCCCTCAATCAGTGTCTTGCACCACGCCTCAGAGGGTTGGACCGGGGCTTGATCACGGAAAATTGCGTGTAGTATCAATGCATCACTCACCATTAAACATGAGAGTGCTTGTCTGCTCTGCTACTCCCACATAACCAGTCTCTTCCTTGAGCTCGCGCACCGCACATTCCTCAACGGTCTCACCGGCGTCAATAAGACCCGCTGGGACTTCAATGACCACTTTGTCAATAGGCGGCCTGTACTGCTTTTGCAGAAGCAATTCCGGGCCAGTTGGCTTGTCAATGATGGTCACGATTCCCACGCCATCGACCTCGCAGCCCGGTGGCCGAGTCTAATCCAGTCAGTGCTTCCACGTAACACTACGCAAATTTTCTCGGCCATGGAGTAAGTCTTGCTGCGGAAATAAGGATAGGAACGTTAGAAGCCTTCTGCTGAGTCGCAATGCAGACTAGCAGTGGCATGATAGTGTCATAGCACCCTGGATGTACAGGAGCTGCCCCGAGCAAGTAAAAGAGATAAACTCACCTGTCTCTCTGCCGACTCCCAAGTCCTTTCCACACCATTTGGATCAGTGTACGTGGTCAGGACCAGCCTGGTCCATTTGGCGTTACTGTTTTCCTATCAAGCGGATCAGCCATACTTCGTGTTTACACCACCAAGTAATTCCGGTAGAATAGAAGAGGGTGGCGCGAACATTGCGCCATAACTTGTACGCCGCTCCAGAAACATCAATTGCATACCAATGGAGCTCGTGATAAGAGCTTTGACTTGGCGTACTTGAGATCGGATCCGGACATATTTTGGTCTTGGGGAACGTAAGGTAGTGATGCCAGTTGCTGCAGTTATAGTATATCAGGCTaagaagagaagaggcaATTCCTCGTCCTTTCAGATGTGATGTATAACGAGTGATTTGAGCGGTCAGGCTTTCCACTGATGCCTGAAGCTGTTTATGTTCAATTTCGATGGAGCATGAAAGTATGAAGTATGGGGAAGCTGCTGCGAATGCCTTGGCCAAAAAGGAGGGGCCCAGACTAAGCCACTTTCAGATCAAGATAGGGCCAACCCTGGGATCTTATCTCATTCAAAGCATGAAGACGAACTGCCTCAAATACTGTGCTTCCGACAACCGCAGATTGATATCTTTG carries:
- a CDS encoding MutT/nudix family protein → MSGSDLKYAKSKLLSRAPLENSNAKWTRLVLTTYTDPNGVERTWESAERQTRPPGCEVDGVGIVTIIDKPTGPELLLQKQYRPPIDKVVIEVPAGLIDAGETVEECAVRELKEETGYVGVAEQTSTLMFNDPGMCNTNLNMVHVRVDLSLPENQDPKPQLEDNEFIECFTLPLSTLFSELKRLEAEGYAIDARVGTLAEGIELAKKLKL